One genomic segment of Hymenobacter psoromatis includes these proteins:
- the uvrC gene encoding excinuclease ABC subunit UvrC gives MAASADLQEQINRLPHQPGVYRYFDDEGIIYVGKAVDLRKRVSSYFTKQDHNKKTQQLVRNIKRIEFTIVDSESDAFLLENNLIKQYQPKYNILLKDGKTYPYLLLTGERFPRLIPTRNKQPGQGQYFGPYANQGALNVLVELLRALYPLRTCTYNLSAENVEAGKFKVCLEYHIGNCKAPCVGQEDEATYGQYIQQIRQVLGGDLRLPKQYFRERMTAAAQEMQYELAHQFKQKLDKLDEFQAKSTIVSATLTNIDVFSIASNEKSAFVNYFKVMNGSIILTQNLELTKKLDETDGEILAPLIMQLRQEYESEAREILTNVPVDDLPLPGVSVAQPQIGDKRKLLELSIKNVLYARKEKESMNEKSKDINEVRIMEQIKKDLRLTELPKHIECFDNSNFQGDVPVAAMVCFRNARPSKKDYRHYHIKTVIGPNDFDSMYEVVHRRYRRLTDEGASLPQLVIVDGGKGQLSMAVKAIKDLNLWGQLAVIGIAKRLEEIYVPNDPLPLYIDKKSESLRLFQRMRDEVHRFGITFHRDRRDAATLKTELTDVKGLGPVTADKLLSKFKSVKKIRELTEAQLVAEVGKAKAKVLLTHFDQQEEANSSAPLAQSANNDKVVS, from the coding sequence ATGGCAGCCAGCGCCGACTTACAAGAACAAATAAACCGCCTACCCCACCAGCCCGGCGTGTACCGCTACTTCGACGACGAAGGCATCATCTACGTGGGCAAGGCCGTGGACCTGCGTAAGCGGGTGAGCAGCTACTTCACCAAGCAGGACCACAATAAGAAAACCCAGCAACTGGTGCGCAACATCAAGCGCATCGAATTTACCATCGTCGACTCGGAGTCAGATGCGTTTTTGCTGGAGAATAACCTCATCAAGCAGTACCAGCCCAAGTACAATATTCTGCTGAAGGATGGCAAGACCTACCCCTACCTGCTGCTGACGGGCGAGCGGTTTCCGCGCCTTATCCCGACCCGCAACAAGCAGCCCGGCCAGGGCCAGTATTTCGGCCCCTACGCCAACCAAGGCGCGCTCAACGTGCTGGTGGAGCTGCTGCGCGCCCTCTACCCCCTGCGCACCTGCACGTATAACCTGAGCGCCGAAAACGTGGAGGCCGGCAAGTTTAAGGTGTGCCTGGAATACCACATCGGCAACTGCAAGGCACCGTGCGTGGGGCAGGAAGACGAGGCAACTTACGGCCAGTACATCCAGCAAATCCGGCAGGTACTGGGCGGCGATTTGCGGTTGCCCAAGCAGTATTTCCGCGAGCGGATGACGGCCGCCGCGCAGGAGATGCAGTACGAGCTGGCTCATCAGTTCAAGCAAAAGCTGGACAAGCTGGACGAGTTTCAGGCTAAAAGCACCATCGTGAGCGCCACGCTTACCAATATTGACGTGTTTAGCATCGCTTCCAATGAGAAGTCGGCGTTCGTCAATTATTTCAAGGTGATGAACGGGAGCATCATTCTGACCCAAAACCTGGAACTGACCAAGAAGCTGGACGAGACGGATGGCGAGATTCTGGCCCCGCTCATCATGCAGTTGCGCCAGGAATACGAGAGTGAGGCGCGGGAAATCCTCACCAACGTGCCCGTAGACGACCTACCTCTCCCCGGCGTGAGCGTGGCCCAGCCGCAGATTGGCGACAAGCGCAAGCTCTTAGAGCTGAGCATCAAAAACGTGCTCTACGCCCGCAAGGAGAAGGAGAGCATGAACGAGAAGAGCAAGGACATAAACGAGGTGCGCATTATGGAGCAAATCAAGAAGGACCTGCGCCTGACCGAATTGCCCAAGCACATCGAATGCTTCGACAACTCGAACTTTCAGGGCGATGTGCCGGTGGCGGCGATGGTGTGCTTTCGCAACGCCCGGCCCAGCAAGAAGGACTACCGGCACTACCACATCAAAACGGTTATCGGCCCCAACGACTTCGACAGCATGTACGAGGTGGTGCACCGCCGCTACCGCCGCCTCACCGACGAGGGCGCGAGCCTACCCCAGCTCGTGATAGTGGACGGCGGCAAGGGCCAGCTCAGTATGGCTGTGAAAGCGATAAAAGACCTGAACTTGTGGGGCCAGCTGGCCGTCATCGGCATTGCCAAGCGCCTCGAGGAAATCTACGTCCCCAACGACCCCCTACCCCTCTATATTGACAAGAAGAGCGAGAGCCTGCGCCTCTTCCAGCGGATGCGCGACGAGGTGCACCGCTTCGGCATCACCTTCCACCGCGACCGCCGCGACGCGGCTACCCTCAAAACTGAGCTAACCGACGTGAAAGGCCTAGGCCCCGTCACCGCCGATAAGCTCCTGAGCAAGTTCAAGTCGGTGAAAAAAATTCGCGAGCTAACCGAGGCGCAGCTGGTAGCCGAGGTAGGCAAAGCCAAGGCGAAAGTGCTACTTACCCACTTCGACCAGCAAGAGGAAGCTAACAGCTCCGCGCCGCTGGCGCAAAGTGCCAACAATGATAAGGTAGTAAGCTAA
- a CDS encoding AtpZ/AtpI family protein codes for MPTPPPAPDADDTARNSSALAKYSGIAIQMFAIIGLSTWAGVWLDGHFHTTTPWYTIGLTLSGIFLALFQVIRSVTQG; via the coding sequence ATGCCTACCCCCCCGCCCGCCCCCGATGCCGACGATACCGCCCGCAACAGCTCGGCCTTGGCCAAGTACTCGGGCATCGCCATCCAGATGTTTGCCATCATTGGCCTCAGCACCTGGGCTGGCGTGTGGCTCGATGGCCACTTCCACACCACCACGCCTTGGTACACCATCGGCCTCACGCTGAGCGGTATCTTCCTGGCGCTGTTCCAAGTCATTCGCTCCGTCACGCAGGGGTAG
- a CDS encoding SUMF1/EgtB/PvdO family nonheme iron enzyme, with amino-acid sequence MKKFLVLPLLALSGVLLGGCFTKNFQGDLVGTDDRPIFNPQDVPFGMVPCPGGTFHMGQTDQDISASMVNMNKQVTIAGFYMDETEITNNEYRQFVNAIMQDSVEALGEDYIKTELYPDTTVWVRDFTYHMGDPLLEYYYSHPAFDDYPVVGVDWFAARYFCNWRTKLKNSTNEELGEAPYPNFRLPSEAEWEYAARGGREGATFPWGGPYVRNTRGCMLANFKPGRGDYAADGYAYTSEVGSYFPNDFGLYDMAGNVSEWCDDAYMEASVPVVWDLNPTNSDDNEPRKVVRGGSWKDIQYYLETGTRNFEYQDSARSYIGFRCSMIQIGMGTNRRLN; translated from the coding sequence ATGAAAAAATTTCTGGTATTACCCCTATTAGCGTTATCAGGGGTACTTCTGGGTGGCTGTTTTACGAAAAACTTCCAGGGCGACCTAGTAGGTACCGATGACCGGCCCATCTTTAATCCGCAGGACGTGCCCTTTGGAATGGTGCCCTGTCCCGGCGGAACCTTCCACATGGGCCAGACCGACCAAGACATTTCGGCCTCGATGGTGAACATGAATAAGCAGGTAACTATTGCCGGCTTCTATATGGACGAAACCGAGATTACGAACAATGAGTATCGGCAATTCGTCAACGCCATTATGCAGGATTCGGTAGAGGCGCTCGGTGAAGATTATATTAAAACCGAGTTGTACCCCGATACTACCGTGTGGGTGCGTGACTTTACCTACCACATGGGCGACCCCCTGCTGGAATATTACTACTCGCACCCGGCTTTCGACGACTACCCGGTGGTGGGCGTGGACTGGTTCGCGGCGCGCTACTTCTGTAACTGGCGCACCAAACTCAAGAACAGCACCAACGAGGAGCTAGGCGAAGCGCCCTACCCCAACTTTCGCCTGCCCTCCGAAGCCGAGTGGGAGTACGCCGCCCGCGGTGGTCGCGAAGGTGCTACCTTCCCTTGGGGTGGCCCCTATGTGCGCAACACCAGAGGCTGCATGCTGGCTAATTTCAAGCCGGGCCGGGGCGACTACGCCGCCGATGGCTACGCTTATACTTCGGAAGTGGGCTCGTATTTTCCCAACGACTTCGGCCTGTATGACATGGCCGGTAACGTTAGTGAATGGTGCGACGATGCTTACATGGAAGCTTCCGTGCCGGTGGTATGGGATTTGAACCCGACCAACTCCGACGATAACGAACCCCGCAAAGTAGTGCGCGGCGGCTCGTGGAAAGACATCCAGTATTACCTCGAAACCGGTACCCGCAATTTTGAATATCAGGATTCGGCCCGCTCTTATATCGGCTTCCGGTGCTCCATGATTCAAATCGGTATGGGCACCAACCGCCGGCTAAATTAA
- a CDS encoding PorP/SprF family type IX secretion system membrane protein has protein sequence MKGLLLAALLLAAATAPVLAQQQPQFTHYGLNGMYLNPAYAGIKGQTEITVIGRYQYLNLGNSLGDDNGSPRTGMVSASVPILPLHGGVGLVVYYDQAGVTKMTNAALSYSQHIKLGSGLLGIGVQGTYTYIGKGTYRAISPDDINIPANSSDHKFDAGAGIWYEAPKFYAGLSVNNLFQSEYTFAPRAGTTQGIASQYLGENHAYLSMGYNIEASSNVTVTPMVLVKAVLPGSYGTTSKYDNQHNYSFDAGVRATLNDQFSAGLNYRYDESVSGLVSYNFGADNRYRIGYAFDFIAFNQDARAFSSHEILFSLRLPKAMTLTRPTIRTPRYSY, from the coding sequence ATGAAAGGATTGTTACTTGCCGCGCTGCTGCTGGCTGCCGCCACCGCGCCCGTTTTGGCGCAGCAGCAGCCGCAGTTTACCCACTACGGCCTCAACGGTATGTACCTGAACCCGGCATACGCCGGCATCAAGGGCCAAACGGAGATTACAGTGATTGGTCGCTACCAGTATCTAAATCTAGGTAACTCCTTAGGCGATGACAACGGCTCGCCGCGCACGGGTATGGTGTCGGCCTCAGTGCCCATACTACCCCTGCACGGGGGGGTAGGCCTGGTAGTGTACTATGACCAGGCCGGTGTGACGAAAATGACGAACGCAGCACTTTCTTACTCGCAGCACATCAAGCTGGGCAGTGGTCTGCTGGGCATTGGGGTGCAGGGTACCTATACCTACATCGGCAAGGGTACTTACCGCGCTATCAGCCCCGATGATATTAACATACCTGCTAATTCTTCCGACCATAAGTTTGACGCCGGTGCCGGTATCTGGTACGAAGCCCCTAAGTTTTACGCTGGCCTGAGCGTGAATAACCTGTTTCAGTCGGAGTACACGTTTGCCCCTAGAGCAGGTACTACGCAAGGTATCGCCAGTCAATACCTCGGGGAAAATCACGCATACTTAAGCATGGGCTACAATATCGAGGCTTCCTCTAACGTTACAGTCACGCCAATGGTGCTGGTAAAAGCCGTATTACCAGGTAGCTACGGCACCACAAGCAAGTACGATAATCAACACAATTACTCGTTTGATGCGGGTGTGCGAGCAACGCTGAACGACCAATTTTCTGCGGGCCTCAATTACCGCTACGATGAGTCAGTATCTGGCCTTGTCAGTTACAACTTTGGTGCGGACAATCGCTACCGCATCGGGTATGCTTTCGACTTCATTGCCTTCAACCAGGATGCCCGCGCCTTTAGCTCCCACGAAATTCTGTTTTCACTGCGCCTGCCCAAGGCGATGACACTGACACGCCCGACCATTCGCACGCCACGCTACAGCTATTAG
- the gldL gene encoding gliding motility protein GldL yields MARKKNFLYDDVMPKVYGIGAAVVIIGALFKILHWKGADTMLMVGLGTEAVIFFLSAFQPHATDHDWALVYPELSEGYDPSTNDNRFRDKTPAPNGLTGKLDDMLKNANVTPEALTNLGQGLNRLSATTAQLSQLGEATNVTDEYTQKVRAAANSLDGINKAYSNTVEAVTSLSGATNDAKEYHMQVQTVTKNLGALNAVYEMELQDANTHLKSMNQFSGMMAKAMENMVQTGKDTESLQGQVSDLTGNLTSLNRVYGNMLNAMRAGSAS; encoded by the coding sequence ATGGCTCGCAAGAAAAATTTTCTCTATGACGACGTAATGCCGAAAGTATATGGCATTGGCGCAGCAGTTGTTATCATCGGTGCTCTATTCAAGATTCTGCACTGGAAAGGTGCGGACACTATGCTAATGGTCGGCTTGGGTACGGAAGCTGTTATCTTTTTTCTCAGCGCTTTTCAGCCCCACGCAACGGACCACGATTGGGCATTAGTATATCCTGAGTTGAGCGAGGGCTACGACCCCTCGACCAACGATAATCGCTTCCGCGACAAGACTCCGGCTCCCAATGGCCTAACCGGCAAGCTGGACGACATGCTGAAGAATGCCAACGTAACTCCCGAAGCCCTCACCAACCTGGGCCAAGGGCTGAACCGGCTCAGCGCCACTACCGCGCAACTTAGCCAGCTCGGCGAAGCCACTAACGTGACTGATGAATATACCCAGAAAGTACGCGCTGCTGCCAACTCGCTCGACGGCATTAACAAAGCTTATTCTAACACGGTAGAGGCGGTTACGTCGCTATCGGGTGCTACCAACGATGCCAAGGAGTACCACATGCAGGTGCAGACCGTGACTAAGAACCTCGGCGCGCTGAATGCGGTGTACGAGATGGAGTTGCAAGACGCTAATACCCACCTCAAGTCCATGAATCAGTTTTCGGGCATGATGGCCAAGGCGATGGAGAACATGGTGCAGACTGGCAAAGATACCGAAAGTCTACAAGGCCAGGTATCCGACCTCACCGGTAACCTTACGTCGCTCAACCGGGTGTACGGCAACATGCTGAATGCCATGCGCGCTGGCAGTGCTAGCTAG
- the gldM gene encoding gliding motility protein GldM, with protein sequence MAAANETPRQKMIGMMYLVLTALLALQVNSAILLKFKFIDDSLTDVNAKTDLTADNTVKGIQAAVQKNHNVPADLAVLKKSEEIRAETKKVVDYLSQVRDKLITATENAKGKNDYKNMSAEDKVAITMLGGKQNGLAYPLQQQLNGYADYIKQFVPDAQPLALDAKNDTRISPDSEQKHKNFAELNFENTPVVAALAVLSQKETEVLKYQADALQKQAEKVGAKVIVFDKLGAFASAESNTVAAGTKYKADLFLTAAATGLKQAMTYNGSPLLIGPDGHGKVEFTARPGSFDASGNAKASWTGTIRINQNGHDTTFTKKIDYTVTKPVMQIQSASVQALYYQCGNKLSVQVPALGAQYQPSFGGSGASFIPGQKGEVTIVPNAREVTLNVSSSGNAIGSQTFKVRPIPLPTIQCFVGGTNGEDKKGVAAGQLRTITMRAIPDAGFATFLPDDARFRVSRFEVTLARGKRPVQTTQTINGPQGDISSMANVARPDDRLFVEVKGVQRQNFQGKVEDVNMTRSFTVSVQ encoded by the coding sequence ATGGCAGCAGCTAATGAAACGCCGCGGCAGAAGATGATTGGCATGATGTATCTCGTGCTGACCGCTCTGCTGGCGCTCCAGGTTAACTCAGCGATTCTGCTGAAATTTAAGTTTATTGACGACAGTCTTACCGACGTTAACGCTAAGACTGACCTTACTGCTGATAACACGGTAAAGGGTATTCAGGCGGCCGTACAAAAGAATCACAATGTGCCGGCAGACTTAGCTGTGCTCAAAAAAAGTGAGGAGATTCGGGCCGAAACCAAGAAGGTAGTTGATTATCTGAGTCAGGTTCGGGACAAGCTTATTACAGCTACCGAGAACGCCAAGGGTAAGAACGACTATAAGAATATGAGCGCTGAGGATAAGGTGGCTATTACTATGCTTGGCGGTAAGCAGAACGGCTTAGCCTACCCCCTACAACAGCAGTTGAATGGGTATGCGGATTACATTAAGCAGTTCGTGCCTGATGCGCAACCATTGGCTCTCGACGCGAAGAATGATACCCGTATCTCACCTGACTCGGAGCAAAAGCATAAGAATTTCGCGGAGTTAAACTTCGAGAACACGCCTGTGGTAGCCGCTCTGGCTGTTCTTAGCCAGAAGGAAACCGAAGTACTAAAATACCAGGCCGACGCGCTACAAAAGCAAGCCGAGAAGGTAGGCGCTAAAGTCATCGTATTTGATAAACTGGGCGCTTTCGCCTCGGCTGAGTCGAACACAGTAGCTGCCGGCACCAAGTACAAAGCAGACTTATTCCTGACTGCCGCCGCTACTGGTCTTAAGCAGGCCATGACCTATAACGGCTCGCCGTTGCTGATAGGCCCCGACGGCCACGGTAAGGTAGAATTCACAGCCCGGCCGGGCAGTTTTGACGCTTCAGGTAATGCCAAGGCTTCATGGACTGGTACAATTCGTATTAACCAGAATGGCCACGATACAACATTTACTAAGAAAATTGACTACACCGTGACCAAGCCGGTCATGCAGATTCAGTCAGCTTCGGTGCAGGCGCTGTACTACCAGTGCGGTAACAAGCTGAGCGTGCAGGTGCCGGCCCTCGGCGCGCAGTACCAGCCCAGCTTCGGCGGCTCGGGGGCCTCGTTCATTCCCGGCCAGAAGGGGGAGGTAACCATTGTGCCTAACGCCCGTGAGGTAACCCTGAACGTGAGTAGCAGCGGCAACGCTATCGGCTCGCAGACCTTCAAAGTACGGCCCATTCCGCTACCAACTATTCAGTGCTTCGTAGGTGGTACTAATGGGGAGGATAAGAAGGGCGTGGCGGCCGGTCAGTTGCGCACCATTACTATGCGCGCCATTCCGGATGCCGGTTTTGCTACCTTTCTGCCTGATGACGCCCGTTTCCGCGTGTCGCGTTTTGAGGTAACGCTGGCCCGCGGCAAGCGGCCAGTGCAGACAACACAGACTATCAACGGCCCGCAGGGTGACATCAGCTCGATGGCCAACGTGGCGCGCCCCGACGACCGCCTGTTTGTAGAAGTAAAGGGCGTGCAGCGCCAGAACTTCCAGGGCAAGGTGGAGGACGTGAACATGACTCGCTCGTTTACCGTGTCGGTACAATAA
- a CDS encoding transglycosylase domain-containing protein, producing the protein MPKPATSTPSRRPTPPVRRGPQPAHKGRFQAFTRTLWGLFWVGLLGAGLYVAAVSVNFLNLFGRMPNLKTLENPKSELASEVYSADGVLLGKYFRENRTPVDYKDLPQNVIDALIATEDVRFEEHSGIDFKSIMRVVGGLGRAGGGSTLTQQVAKVLFRTREDLNDGSLNGPGKLGLLITKTKEWLLAIRLERNYTKREILRMYLNTVDYGSNAFGINTAAKTFFNKSPKQLTTPEAATLVGIVNAPSRFSPALHPARSKRRRNWVLQQMVKANYLPADDMRRDTAKAIVLHYSVESAVQGLAPYFRTEVAKYLQAWARDTDHDLYADGLKIYTTLDSRMQTYAEKAVAEHLALQQKWFSAQWKGQLPWRDENGRVIPNFLENAMRRTQRYRSLMERYEGNKDSVRYYLNHKYPMSVFSWQGEQELTMSPMDSLAYYKRYLRAGFLAVNPLNGYVKAWVGGPNYKYFKFDHVRQGKRQPGSTFKPIVYTAAIDQGYSPCFPRPDVATTFPGAAGRPPYTPKNFEGSYSGRTFTLRQALARSMNSITAWLVLKLGPETVVAYAKRLGITSPIDAVPAVGFGASDCSIFELVGAYGTFVNKGVWTSPILVTRIEDKNGNELRRFVAQTREALSEETAYVMTNMLQASTTEPGGTSTILHTGFKFKTTIGAKTGTTSNYSDAWFMGITPNLVCGMWVGGEDRSIHFRTGAYGQGARLALPLYGIFMQKVYADKSLDIDTGPFPLPSTPLTIELDCSKYYGAGQQDTIPNDQKLNQPKLDVLDDKDI; encoded by the coding sequence ATGCCCAAGCCTGCTACTTCTACGCCGTCTCGCCGCCCTACCCCCCCTGTGCGCCGGGGACCGCAGCCGGCGCACAAGGGGCGGTTTCAGGCGTTCACGCGCACGCTATGGGGACTGTTTTGGGTGGGGCTGCTGGGGGCGGGGCTCTACGTGGCGGCGGTGAGCGTCAACTTCCTGAACCTGTTCGGGCGAATGCCGAACCTGAAGACCCTGGAGAACCCCAAGAGTGAGCTGGCCTCGGAGGTGTACTCGGCCGATGGGGTACTGCTGGGTAAATATTTCCGCGAAAACCGCACGCCGGTAGACTACAAAGACCTGCCGCAGAACGTGATTGATGCGCTGATTGCGACCGAGGACGTGCGGTTTGAAGAGCACTCGGGCATCGATTTTAAGAGCATTATGCGCGTGGTGGGCGGACTGGGCCGGGCCGGGGGCGGCTCCACACTCACGCAGCAGGTGGCGAAGGTGCTGTTTCGGACCCGCGAGGACCTGAATGACGGCAGCCTCAACGGGCCGGGCAAGCTGGGGCTGCTCATCACCAAAACCAAGGAGTGGCTGCTCGCCATCAGGCTGGAGCGCAACTATACGAAGCGCGAAATCCTGCGCATGTACCTCAATACGGTGGACTACGGCTCCAATGCGTTCGGCATCAACACGGCGGCCAAGACATTTTTCAACAAAAGCCCCAAGCAGCTCACTACCCCCGAGGCGGCCACGCTGGTGGGCATCGTGAACGCGCCCTCGCGCTTCAGCCCGGCCCTGCACCCGGCCCGCTCGAAGCGGCGGCGCAACTGGGTGCTGCAGCAAATGGTGAAGGCCAACTACCTGCCCGCCGACGATATGCGGCGCGATACGGCCAAGGCCATCGTGCTGCACTACAGCGTGGAAAGCGCCGTGCAGGGCCTGGCCCCGTACTTCCGCACCGAGGTGGCCAAATACCTGCAAGCCTGGGCCCGCGACACTGACCACGACCTCTATGCCGACGGGCTGAAGATTTATACGACCCTCGACTCCCGGATGCAGACCTACGCCGAAAAGGCGGTGGCCGAGCACCTGGCGTTGCAGCAAAAGTGGTTTTCGGCGCAGTGGAAGGGGCAGCTGCCCTGGCGCGACGAGAACGGGCGCGTTATCCCAAACTTTCTGGAGAACGCCATGCGCCGCACCCAGCGCTACCGCTCGCTGATGGAGCGCTACGAGGGCAACAAGGACTCGGTGCGTTACTACCTGAACCACAAGTATCCAATGTCGGTGTTTTCGTGGCAGGGCGAGCAGGAGCTAACTATGTCGCCGATGGACTCGCTGGCTTACTACAAGCGGTATCTGCGGGCGGGCTTCCTGGCCGTGAATCCGCTCAATGGCTACGTGAAAGCCTGGGTAGGCGGGCCAAATTACAAGTACTTCAAGTTTGACCACGTGCGGCAGGGTAAGCGGCAGCCGGGCTCCACGTTCAAGCCCATCGTGTACACGGCGGCCATTGACCAAGGCTATTCGCCGTGCTTCCCGCGGCCCGATGTGGCCACGACTTTTCCGGGGGCGGCGGGCCGGCCGCCCTACACACCCAAGAATTTTGAGGGCTCATACTCGGGGCGCACCTTCACGCTGCGGCAGGCGCTGGCGCGGTCCATGAACTCCATCACGGCGTGGCTGGTGCTCAAGCTGGGGCCCGAAACGGTGGTGGCTTACGCTAAACGGCTCGGCATCACCTCGCCGATTGACGCGGTGCCGGCCGTGGGCTTCGGGGCTTCCGATTGCAGCATTTTTGAGCTGGTGGGGGCCTACGGCACGTTCGTCAACAAGGGCGTGTGGACCAGCCCCATCCTGGTGACGCGCATCGAGGACAAGAATGGCAACGAGCTGCGCCGCTTCGTGGCTCAAACCCGCGAGGCGCTGAGCGAGGAAACTGCCTACGTGATGACCAACATGCTGCAAGCCAGCACCACCGAGCCGGGCGGCACCAGCACCATCCTGCACACGGGCTTCAAGTTTAAGACCACCATCGGGGCCAAAACCGGTACTACGTCCAACTACTCCGATGCCTGGTTTATGGGCATCACGCCTAACCTGGTGTGCGGCATGTGGGTAGGCGGCGAGGACCGCAGCATCCACTTCCGCACCGGCGCTTACGGGCAGGGCGCGCGCCTGGCCCTACCCCTCTACGGCATCTTTATGCAGAAAGTGTACGCCGATAAGTCGCTGGATATTGATACGGGGCCCTTCCCGCTGCCGAGCACGCCGCTGACCATTGAGCTGGATTGCTCGAAATACTACGGTGCGGGGCAGCAGGATACGATTCCGAACGACCAGAAACTCAATCAACCCAAGCTGGACGTACTGGATGATAAGGACATCTAG
- the gldN gene encoding gliding motility protein GldN, whose translation MTRYFKALPLTAVALLAALAGRAQEQATSTATTGAIRAIPVSDQMFRKTIWRAIDLREKQNRPMFSDGHEISRVIIDAVKRGELQAYKNDSVTSTFSSKEMLGNMSYAIEAPISPDADGGDWGNAPGAPKAPKQAAAANDGWGAPVASAPAATRRVPKKDASGRIMKDRRGKTIYTTVPTVAAAPPPPPPATTAEYRPKDIYQMELTEEMIFDKKRSRMYHQIKTVSLKLPSTLTSNTSGLEKNIATFKYSDLVKVFRNNPQMAIWFNSQNDAQHKNLADAFELWLFNSYITKVSNPAGDDLASQYGSEREGLLAAQQTAADLVEYEYSLWSF comes from the coding sequence ATGACCCGCTATTTCAAAGCACTGCCCCTTACCGCCGTGGCCCTGCTGGCCGCGCTGGCGGGCCGGGCGCAGGAGCAGGCTACCTCGACGGCAACGACGGGGGCCATCCGGGCGATTCCGGTTTCCGACCAGATGTTTCGCAAAACCATTTGGCGCGCCATTGACCTACGTGAAAAGCAGAACCGCCCAATGTTCTCGGACGGCCACGAAATCAGCCGGGTTATCATTGATGCTGTAAAGCGCGGTGAGTTGCAAGCCTATAAGAACGACTCCGTTACCTCAACCTTCTCCTCCAAGGAGATGCTGGGGAATATGTCTTACGCCATTGAAGCCCCCATCAGCCCTGACGCGGATGGGGGCGACTGGGGTAACGCTCCGGGCGCGCCCAAAGCCCCTAAGCAAGCTGCTGCGGCCAACGATGGCTGGGGTGCTCCGGTGGCCTCCGCTCCGGCTGCTACCCGGCGGGTACCTAAAAAGGACGCAAGCGGCCGCATTATGAAAGACCGCCGGGGTAAAACCATCTACACCACCGTGCCCACGGTGGCTGCTGCCCCGCCGCCCCCGCCGCCCGCCACTACGGCCGAGTATCGCCCCAAGGACATCTACCAGATGGAGCTGACGGAGGAGATGATATTTGACAAGAAGCGCTCGCGCATGTATCACCAGATTAAAACAGTGTCGCTGAAGTTACCTTCTACGCTGACCAGCAACACGTCGGGTCTGGAGAAGAACATTGCCACGTTCAAGTACTCGGACTTGGTGAAGGTATTTCGCAACAATCCGCAAATGGCCATCTGGTTTAATTCACAGAACGACGCGCAACATAAGAACTTAGCTGATGCATTTGAGCTGTGGCTGTTCAACTCTTACATTACCAAAGTATCGAATCCTGCGGGTGATGACTTGGCCTCGCAGTACGGCAGCGAGCGTGAGGGCCTGCTGGCCGCCCAGCAGACGGCAGCAGATTTGGTGGAGTACGAGTACAGCTTGTGGTCTTTCTAG